The following are encoded together in the Macadamia integrifolia cultivar HAES 741 chromosome 10, SCU_Mint_v3, whole genome shotgun sequence genome:
- the LOC122091316 gene encoding adenylate isopentenyltransferase 5, chloroplastic-like: MEFSFAAAYKQAHHPLLNFPAGPGMINMEPFNPIRRKDKVVFVIGATGTGKSKLSIDLANRFPSEIVNSDKMQVYKGLDIVTNKVTKEEQQGIPHHLLGVIDSDTDFAAEDFRHHATEAVESIVDRNRLPIIVGGSNSFIEALVNDEDFQFRSKYECCFLWVDVSLPVLSSFVSDRVNRMVEAGLIDEVRGIFKPDADYNRGIRRAIGVPELDQFLRSELAGVDEAETRARLLLKAIDEIKTNTCVLAYRQLSKIHRLRDLLGSYVHRLDATEVLKKNREDADVAWQRQVLAPSAAIVLKFLHQRSEDSNRAIVRNTKPKAAPTSNPGPSPAIKPSVLATAIAAATR, from the coding sequence ATGGAGTTTTCATTCGCAGCGGCTTACAAGCAAGCTCACCACCCCTTACTGAACTTTCCGGCCGGTCCTGGCATGATTAACATGGAACCCTTTAACCCCATTCGCCGGAAGGATAAGGTGGTTTTCGTCATCGGTGCCACCGGAACTGGAAAATCCAAGCTTTCCATCGACCTTGCTAATCGTTTTCCATCAGAGATTGTCAATTCAGACAAAATGCAAGTCTATAAGGGCCTAGACATCGTCACCAACAAGGTCACCAAAGAAGAACAACAGGGTATCCCACACCATCTATTGGGTGTGATTGATTCAGATACGGATTTCGCCGCCGAGGACTTCCGCCACCACGCGACTGAGGCGGTGGAATCGATTGTTGATCGGAATCGTCTCCCAATTATCGTTGGAGGATCTAATTCCTTCATAGAAGCACTGGTGAACGATGAGGACTTCCAATTCAGGTCTAAGTACGAGTGTTGCTTCCTCTGGGTGGATGTATCACTTCCCGTGCTAAGCTCTTTCGTGTCGGATCGGGTTAACCGGATGGTCGAGGCCGGGTTGATTGATGAAGTGCGAGGGATATTCAAACCGGACGCCGATTACAATCGTGGGATCCGTAGGGCCATCGGGGTACCGGAGTTGGACCAGTTTTTACGGTCCGAGCTGGCCGGAGTTGACGAGGCAGAGACACGAGCGAGGCTTCTCTTGAAGGCCATAGACGAGATCAAAACCAACACTTGCGTGCTAGCGTACCGCCAGTTGTCAAAGATCCATCGGCTACGAGACCTGTTGGGATCGTACGTACACCGCCTCGATGCAACGGAAGTGTTGAAGAAGAACAGGGAAGATGCCGACGTGGCATGGCAAAGGCAAGTGTTAGCACCAAGCGCTGCTATCGTGCTGAAATTCCTACACCAACGGAGTGAAGATTCCAATCGTGCCATTGTCAGGAATACTAAACCCAAAGCTGCTCCTACTTCTAATCCTGGCCCATCCCCTGCTATCAAGCCCTCGGTCCTAGCGACCGCCATTGCAGCAGCAACTCGTTAG